CCTCGGACCCGGCGGGGGTCACCGACCCGCACGTGCTGCTCCTGGGCGTGGGCACCACGCTCGGCGTGGTCGTGCAGATGCTCATCATGGTCCCGCCGATCAGGCGCGCCGGGGTCTCGCTCAAGCCGCTGTGGGGCATCGACGACCGCCTCAAGCAGTTCGGCGGGATGGCGCTGGCCATCGTCGTCTACGTGGCGATCTCGCAGTTCGGCTACACGATCACAACCCGCATCGCCTCCACCGCGGACGACGCCGCGCCGAACATCTACCAGCAGGCGTGGCTTTTGCTGCAGGTGCCCTACGGCATCATCGGCGTGACCCTGCTGACCGCCATCATGCCGCGCCTGTCGCGCAACGCCGCAGACGGCGACGACAAAGCCGTGGTCGGCGACCTCGTGCTCGGCTCCAAGCTGACCTTTCTGGCGCTCATCCCGATCGTCGTGTTCTTCACCGCGTTCGGAACGCCCATCGCCACCGGACTGTTCGCCTACGGCGCCTTCCCGCAGCACACGGCGACAATCCTCGGCATGACGTTGAGCTTCTCCGCGTTCACCCTGCTGCCGTACGCGATGGTGCTCCTTCACCTGCGCGTGTTCTACGCCCGCGAGGACGCGTGGACGCCGACGTTCATCATCGCCGGCATCACCATCACCAAGGTCCTACTGTCCTGGCTCGCGCCCGCCGTCGCCTCCAGCCCGGAGGACGTGGTGATCCTCCTCGGCGCGGCCAACGGCTTCGGCTTCGTCGCAGGTGCCCTCATCGGCGCCTTCCTCCTGCGCCGCAAGCTCGGCTCGCTGGGCACGCGCACCATCGCGCACACGAGCCTGTGGGCGCTGGGCGCCTCGATCGTGGGTGTTGTCGTCTCGCTGGTCCTGGCGTGGCTGCTCAACCGCGTCTCGGGGCCGCTGTTCAGCATCTTCGGCTCCGCGGGGCACCTGGTCCACCTGGCGATCGTCGGCGTGGTTTTCCTGGGCGTGACCGGCTACGTGCTGTCGCGCTCTGGGCTGCCGGAGGTCGGCAACATCGGCCGCGCGCTCACGCGCATTCCGGGCATGAGCCGGATCATCAAGGTCGGCCCGCCGGTCGGCGCGGAAGAGAGCGCCGCTAGCACCGAAGCGCGGGTCTACGCGACGGCGGAGGCGCTCGCCTACGAGTCCGAGTTCAACGCCTCCCCGGTCCCGCCGCCGATGTCGGCCGGCGTTGTCCGCGGCCCGCGGCTGGTGCCCGGCGCGGAGGTCTCCGACGGCCGCTTCCGCCTGCTCGCCGATCACGGCTCCGTCCCCGGCGCGCGCTTCTGGCAGGCGCGCGAGAAGGCCACCGGCAGGGAGGTGTCGCTGACGTTCGTCGACACCACCGGTTCCGCCCCGCAGGCGCCCGCGACGCCGCAGGCCGCGGCGCTCGAGGCGGAGTCCATCGCCGCACGCACCCGCGCACTCGCCGCGCTGCACCACGAGGCGGTCGCGTCCAACATCGAGGTCCTGTCCTACCGCACCGGCGCGCTCGTGGTCGCCGACTGGGTTCCGGGCCGTTCGCTCGCCTCCGTCGCCACCATGCACCCGGATCCGCAGGCGGCGGCGGGCGCTTTCGTCCCCCTTGCCGACGCCGTGACCACGGCGCACGCGCACAACACCCTGCTGGGCCTCGACAACCGCGCCCGCCTGCGCATCTCCACCGCCGGGGTCGCCACGCTGGCCTTCCCGGCTGTCCTGTCCGACGCCTCCGAGGCCCGCGATCTTCGGGGCATCCGAGCCGGTCTTGCTTCGCTTGTCGACGCCGAAGGCGCGCCGAGCCAGGTCCGAGCGCTCCTCGAATCCGAGCCCTCGGAACTCCCGGCGGCGCTGCTGGCGCTCGGTGGACTCGGCGGAGGGGCCGAAACGGCCGCAAAGGCGACCGAGGAACCGATCGAGCAGGGCACGGCCGCCCCCGACGAGAGCCCCGCCCTAGAGATCACCGAGGAGAAGACCCCGAAGCCCACGAGCACCCCGGGCTTCGGCCGCGCCGGGTACTCGCGCGGGGGCCTCGGCATCCTCGCCGCGGCGGCGATCGCCATCGTCATCGCGGTCGCGCTCATCACCACCTACCTGGCTAGCCTGCTCGGCTCCAGCGATGACTCGGCTCCGCTGGGTTCCGACCCCGTCGTGGGCTCGAGCTCCGCCGCCCCGGGTGTACAGCTGATCCAGCCCATCGCCTCCGTGTCCGTGTGGGCGCCCGACATGACCGCGGTCGATGCGCAGAGCCAAGCGGCCGGCCCGCTGGCCGCGGACGGCGACGTGACGACCGGCTGGGCGGTGCGCACCGGCGAGGGCCTCGTGCTCCGGACCGCGAACGCGGCCCAGCTCACCTCCGTGGTGGTTCACACCGAGACCACCGCCGCCGCCGATATCAAGGTGTACGGGCTGCCGGAGGGCGCCAGCGATCCGGTCGGCAGCGCTGGCCTTGATGAGCTATCGCTGCTGGCCGAGAAGTCTCTCGACTCCACGCAGACCACCGTGGAGCTCAGCGACAAGGAACCGCTGGCAGGAGTCATCCTCCTCGTCGAGCCCACCGACGCCACCCAGGCGAATTCCATCCAGGAGGTCACCCTGGTGGGCAAGTAGCCGCCCCCTTCGACCTCGGTCACAACAACGCTCCTCCGCGCGCATCGTCCACGGCGCGCGGGGGAGCGTTCGTCGTTTCACGTGAAACAAACCCTCAACCCCAGCTTGAGGGACGGCCGAGAGCGACAAACGGCCGTCCACCTTGGTGGTCAACGGGCCCCAGCCGCTCGGCCGTCGCGTAGGAAACAATTGGTTTAGATTCTCACTTGAAGCCGAACCCGGAGGCCTCAAGAGGGAAGCGGGGGACACCATTCCACTGCGAAGTTGTGAGAACGCACGTATCGGCCCCGAGGCTTTGCCTCGGGGCGACCACCACTCATCGATGACAGGGGATTCATGAGCAGGCCACACACTTCCTTACCGGACAACCACCACATCGCGGGCCCGCCGCCCGAAGGGCGCGCCATGACCCCAGCCTTCACAACTCGCCCATCGGATTACCTCCAATATTTGGGAACGGTCACGGTCACCACTCCCGACGAGGAGCTCATCGCCGACTTCCTTGCTGGCGACTACTACGCCTTCAATGACCTCGTGGCGAAGCATTTCAGGAGGGTCTGGTTCATCGCCAGGCGGTACACGGACAACATTGAAGACGCCAACGACGTCCTTCAGGACGGACTCTTGAAGGCCTTCCACAAGATTCATCAGTTCAAGGGCAACTCGAGCTTCGGCACATGGCTGCACCGGCTCATCCAGAACAACGCCTACGATCACTACAACAAGCGCAAGCATCACCAAGACACCGTGACCATCAACGGCGACGAGCCCAATCTCGAGATCGAGCGGGTCCTCAGCCACGATCCCACCGACGACATCGACCTCAGCATCACCATGCGCGACGCGCTCGACAAGCTCACGCCCGAGCACAGGAACGCCATCATCCTGGTGGATTTCCTAGGCTACGACGTGGACATGGCCGCGGGCGCGCTCGGCGTGAAGAAGGGGACCATCAAATCCCGCAGGGCGCGCGCGAGGGAACACCTCCGCAAGCACCTCGAACCCCTCGACGCACCGCCCGCCTAGGAGCTGGCACCGCCTACGGGGAAGGGAATTTAAAACCCCCCTAGACTGTTGTCTTGCAAGGAAGCACGAAGCGGTGGCCGCTAAACTGGGGCCACTACCAGCACCCCGTGAGGCGGGTGCATTATTTAGGACAGCTCCTTGCAGCTAGGAAGGCAGAAAACCCCATGTCTGAGGCACCTCACGTGCACGACGTCGCCATCATTGGCTCCGGTCCCGCCGGTTACACCGCCGCTCTCTACGCGGCGCGCGCCGAGCTCAAGCCCATCGTCTTCGAGGGCATCGAATTCGGCGGCTCGCTGATGACGACCACCGAGGTGGAGAACTTCCCTGGCTTCCCCGAGGGGATCATGGGCCCGGACCTCATGGACAACATGCGCAACCAGGCCGAGCGCTTCGGCGCCGACCTGCGCATGGAGCTGGTCACCAAGGTCGAGCTCGAGGGCGAGATCAAGAAGATCTGGGTTGACGACGAGGAGTACCAGGCACGCACGGTCATCCTCGCGACCGGCTCCGCGCCGCGCTACCTGGGCGTCCCGGGGGAGCAAACGCTGCTCGGCCGCGGCGTGTCCGCCTGTGCCACCTGCGATGGCTTCTTCTTCAAGGACCACGACATCGCCGTGATCGGCGGCGGCGACTCCGCTATGGAGGAGGCTACCTTCCTCACCAAGTTCGCTAGGTCCGTCACCATCGTCCACCGCCGCGAGGAGTTCCGCGCCTCGGCCATCATGCTGGAGCGCGCGAAGAACAACGAGAAGATCCGGTTCGCCACCAACAAGGTCGTCTCCAAGGTCCTCGGCGAAAACACCGTCAGCGGCCTCGAGCTCACCGACACCGTGACCGGCGAGACCTCCACCCTCGACGTCACCGCCATGTTCGTGGCCATCGGCCACGATCCGCGCTCGGAGATGTTCAAGGACCAGCTGGACGTGGACGACAAGGGCTACGTCCAGGTCGAGCACCCGTCCACCAAGACCTC
This is a stretch of genomic DNA from Corynebacterium vitaeruminis DSM 20294. It encodes these proteins:
- a CDS encoding sigma-70 family RNA polymerase sigma factor yields the protein MTPAFTTRPSDYLQYLGTVTVTTPDEELIADFLAGDYYAFNDLVAKHFRRVWFIARRYTDNIEDANDVLQDGLLKAFHKIHQFKGNSSFGTWLHRLIQNNAYDHYNKRKHHQDTVTINGDEPNLEIERVLSHDPTDDIDLSITMRDALDKLTPEHRNAIILVDFLGYDVDMAAGALGVKKGTIKSRRARAREHLRKHLEPLDAPPA
- the murJ gene encoding murein biosynthesis integral membrane protein MurJ, which translates into the protein MDDRVNPSPGVRHRFHQPAAPAPVPDAQPPRPKKKKDENDRSLLQAPAGAPRTAHGLASGQAAGAVDVDKQSEGTSDTDVVRSTGSMAIATLFSRITGFLRNVLIVTTLGPAISSAFNVANTLPNLITEIVLGAVLTSLVVPVLVRAEKEDPDRGERFIRQLFTLATTLLGVITLVSVAGAPLLTRLMLSSEGKVNLTQSTGFAYLLLPQIIFYGLFALLMAVLNTKNVFKPGAWAPVINNIIVLVVLVAYKLVPGELSPSDPAGVTDPHVLLLGVGTTLGVVVQMLIMVPPIRRAGVSLKPLWGIDDRLKQFGGMALAIVVYVAISQFGYTITTRIASTADDAAPNIYQQAWLLLQVPYGIIGVTLLTAIMPRLSRNAADGDDKAVVGDLVLGSKLTFLALIPIVVFFTAFGTPIATGLFAYGAFPQHTATILGMTLSFSAFTLLPYAMVLLHLRVFYAREDAWTPTFIIAGITITKVLLSWLAPAVASSPEDVVILLGAANGFGFVAGALIGAFLLRRKLGSLGTRTIAHTSLWALGASIVGVVVSLVLAWLLNRVSGPLFSIFGSAGHLVHLAIVGVVFLGVTGYVLSRSGLPEVGNIGRALTRIPGMSRIIKVGPPVGAEESAASTEARVYATAEALAYESEFNASPVPPPMSAGVVRGPRLVPGAEVSDGRFRLLADHGSVPGARFWQAREKATGREVSLTFVDTTGSAPQAPATPQAAALEAESIAARTRALAALHHEAVASNIEVLSYRTGALVVADWVPGRSLASVATMHPDPQAAAGAFVPLADAVTTAHAHNTLLGLDNRARLRISTAGVATLAFPAVLSDASEARDLRGIRAGLASLVDAEGAPSQVRALLESEPSELPAALLALGGLGGGAETAAKATEEPIEQGTAAPDESPALEITEEKTPKPTSTPGFGRAGYSRGGLGILAAAAIAIVIAVALITTYLASLLGSSDDSAPLGSDPVVGSSSAAPGVQLIQPIASVSVWAPDMTAVDAQSQAAGPLAADGDVTTGWAVRTGEGLVLRTANAAQLTSVVVHTETTAAADIKVYGLPEGASDPVGSAGLDELSLLAEKSLDSTQTTVELSDKEPLAGVILLVEPTDATQANSIQEVTLVGK
- the trxB gene encoding thioredoxin-disulfide reductase, producing MSEAPHVHDVAIIGSGPAGYTAALYAARAELKPIVFEGIEFGGSLMTTTEVENFPGFPEGIMGPDLMDNMRNQAERFGADLRMELVTKVELEGEIKKIWVDDEEYQARTVILATGSAPRYLGVPGEQTLLGRGVSACATCDGFFFKDHDIAVIGGGDSAMEEATFLTKFARSVTIVHRREEFRASAIMLERAKNNEKIRFATNKVVSKVLGENTVSGLELTDTVTGETSTLDVTAMFVAIGHDPRSEMFKDQLDVDDKGYVQVEHPSTKTSLPGVFAIGDLVDSHYQQAVTAAGSGCRGAIDAEHYLAEHA